One Lepus europaeus isolate LE1 chromosome 7, mLepTim1.pri, whole genome shotgun sequence DNA segment encodes these proteins:
- the LOC133764206 gene encoding olfactory receptor 5B2-like has product MKSMVNSTEVHEFRLLGLTDIPELQVPLFITFTFIYVITLIGNLGMVVLILLDSRLHTPMYFFLSNLSLADCVYSSAVTPKVMAGLLTGDKVMSFVGCVAQMFFFVAFASVDCLLLAVMAYDRYVAVCKPLHYTTTMTTSACAQMVVGCFLWGLVDSAIHTGLTFSLSFCRSNVIHHFFCDIPPILALSCSDIYINEIVLFILAAFDVFFAISVILTSYLFIFIAILRMHSAEGRKKAFSTCASHLTAVTIFYGTVMFMYLQPSSSHSMDNDQMASVFYTIVIPMLNPIVYSLRNKEVNNGFRKAIEKMKIRLSI; this is encoded by the coding sequence atgaaatccATGGTGAACAGCACAGAAGTGCATGAGTTTAGACTCCTGGGGTTGACTGACATCCCAGAGCTGCAAGTCCCCCTCTTCATAACATTCACCTTCATTTATGTCATCACTCTAATCGGGAACCTGGGAATGGTTGTGTTGATCCTGCTAGACTCTCGTCTCCACACTCCCATGTATTTTTTCCTCAGCAACTTGTCTCTGGCGGACTGTGTTTACTCTTCAGCTGTGACTCCTAAAGTGATGGCTGGACTTCTCACAGGGGATAAAGTTATGTCCTTTGTAGGGTGTGTTGCTCAAATGTTCTTCTTCGTGGCTTTTGCCAGTGTTGACTGTTTGCTGCTTGCTGTCATGGCCTATGACCGTTATGTGGCAGTGTGTAAACCCTTACATTACACCACCACCATGACGACCAGTGCATGTGCTCAGATGGTGGTAGGCTGCTTTCTCTGGGGCTTGGTTGATTCTGCCATCCACACTGGGCTCACCTTCAGTCTTTCCTTCTGCCGTTCTAATGTGATCCATCACTTTTTCTGTGATATCCCCCCAATCCTGGCTCTTTCCTGCTCTGATATCTACATCAACGAGATTGTGCTGTTTATCTTAGCAGCTTTCGATGTCTTTTTTGCCATTTCAGTTATCTTGACctcttatttgttcattttcattgccATCTTGAGGATGCATTCTGCAGAAGGGCGGAAGAAGGCCTTCTCCACCTGTGCTTCTCACCTTACTGCTGTAACCATATTCTACGGAACTGTGATGTTCATGTACTTGCAGCCCAGTTCTAGTCATTCTATGGACAATGACCAAATGGCATCTGTGTTCTACACAATAGTAATTCCCATGTTGAATCCAATTGTCTACAGTCTAAGGAATAAAGAGGTTAATAACGGTTTCAGGAAAGCCATTGAGAAGATGAAGATTCGGCTCAGCATATAA
- the LOC133764207 gene encoding olfactory receptor 5B2-like, which produces MENCSEVTQFILLGLTNAPELQVSLFVIFTLIYLINVVGNLGMIVLILLDSQLHTPMYFFLSNLSLVDFGYSSAVTPKVMTGLLIGDKVISYNACATQMFFFVAFATVENYLLASMAFDRYAAVCKPLHYTATMTTNLCAHLATGSYVCGIMNSVFHIGDIFSLSFGTSNVVHHFFCDVPAVMALSCSDKYISEVILVFMSSFNVFCALLVILISYMFIFITILKMRSTKGHQKALSTCASHLTAVSIFYGTVIFMYLQPSSSHSMDTDKMASVFYAMVIPMLNPVVYTLRNKEVKSAFKKIVKKAKFSLRMGF; this is translated from the coding sequence ATGGAAAACTGTTCAGAAGTGACACAGTTCATTTTGCTGGGACTAACCAATGCCCCAGAACTACAGGTCTCCCTCTTCGTCATTTTCACTCTCATTTACCTCATCAATGTGGTTGGGAACCTAGGAATGATTGTGTTGATTCTCTTGGACTCTCAGCTCCACACacccatgtatttttttctcagtAACCTGTCTCTGGTGGATTTTGGATACTCCTCAGCTGTCACTCCCAAAGTGATGACTGGGCTCCTCATAGGAGACAAGGTCATTTCCTACAATGCTTGTGCCACACAGATGTTCTTTTTTGTAGCCTTTGCCACAGTGGAAAATTACCTGTTGGCATCAATGGCCTTTGATCGCTATGCAGCAGTGTGTAAACCCCTACATTACACTGCCACCATGACAACAAACTTGTGTGCTCATCTGGCCACAGGCTCCTACGTTTGTGGTATcatgaattctgttttccacattgGAGATATATTCAGTCTCTCTTTTGGTACATCCAATGTGGTTCATCACTTTTTCTGTGATGTGCCAGCAGTCATGGCTCTTTCTTGCTCTGATAAATATATTAGTGAAGTGATTCTGGTTTTTATGTCAAGTTTCAATGTATTTTGTGCTCTTCTGGTTATCTTGATATCTTACATGTTCATATTTATCACAATCTTGAAGATGCGCTCGACCAAGGGACACCAAAAGGCTTTGTCCACCTGTGCTTCCCACCTCACTGCGGTCTCCATCTTCTATGGAACAGTCATCTTCATGTACctacagcccagctccagtcactccATGGACACAGACAAAATGGCATCTGTGTTCTACGCTATGGTCATCCCCATGCTGAACCCTGTGGTCTACACTCTGAGGAACAAGGAAGTGAAGAGTGCATTCAAGAAAATAGTTAAGAAGGCAAAATTTTCCTTAAGAATGGGATTTTAG
- the LOC133764208 gene encoding olfactory receptor 5B3-like, with translation MENRTEVAQFILLGLTNDPILQVPLFVMFFLIYTITLVGNLGIIVLILWDCRLRTPMYFFLGHLSLVDCCYSSAVTPTVMAEFLMSNNVISYGSCVVQMFFFATFATVENFLLASMAYDRYVAVCKPLHYTATMTTSVCARLITGSYIYSFLNSSIHVRNTFSLSFCKSKVVHHFFCDLPAVMALSCSNRRVSELILLYVVSFNVFFALLVILISYIFIFITILKMHSVAGRQKTFSTCTSHLTAVSIFYGTVIFMYLQPSSSHSMDIDKIASVFYTMIIPMLNPIVYSLRNKEVKRAFIKVVLGTKLSLGL, from the coding sequence ATGGAGAACAGGACAGAAGTGGCACAGTTCATCCTTCTAGGACTAACCAATGACCCAATACTGCAGGTTCCCCTCTTCGTTATGTTCTTCCTAATCTATACCATCACTCTGGTTGGAAACCTGGGAATAATTGTATTAATTCTCTGGGACTGTCGTCTCCGTACTCCCATGTACTTTTTCCTTGGTCACCTGTCTCTGGTGGACTGTTGCTACTCTTCAGCTGTCACTCCCACTGTCATGGCTGAATTCCTTATGAGCAACAATGTCATCTCCTATGGTTCCTGTGTTGTTCAGATGTTCTTTTTTGCAACTTTTGCTACTGTAGAAAATTTCCTTTTGGCATCTATGGCTTATGACCGCTATGTAGCAGTATGCAAACCTCTACATTACACTGCCACCATGACGACAAGTGTGTGTGCTCGTCTCATCACAGGTTCCTATATCTATAGTTTCCTGAATTCTTCCATACATGTTAGGAATACATTcagcctctctttctgtaaatccaAGGTGGTCCACCACTTTTTCTGCGACCTTCCAGCAGTTATGGCTCTTTCTTGTTCCAATAGGCGTGTTAGTGAACTGATTCTTCTTTATGTTGTGAGCTTCAATGTATTTTTTGCTCTCCTGGTTATCTTGATttcatacattttcatttttatcaccATTCTAAAGATGCACTCAGTTGCAGGACGTCAGAAGACGTTTTCCACCTGCACTTCCCACCTCACTGCAGTCTCCATCTTCTATGGGACAGTCATCTTTATGTACctacagcccagctccagccactccATGGACATTGACAAAATAGCATCTGTGTTCTACACTATGATTATTCCCATGCTGAACCCGATAGTGTATAGCTTGAGGAACAAGGAAGTCAAGAGAGCATTTATAAAGGTTGTTTTAGGGACAAAGTTGTCTTTAGGATTGTGA